The following proteins are co-located in the Primulina tabacum isolate GXHZ01 chromosome 11, ASM2559414v2, whole genome shotgun sequence genome:
- the LOC142518977 gene encoding uncharacterized protein LOC142518977 isoform X2, with amino-acid sequence MEFCPTCANMLLYELPHMERPARFFCPTCPYICQIENKVKIKRHLRLAKRPIDPIFSKDDNKSFNTTSAVACPECNHKEAYFSQVQTRSADEPMTLFYNCKKCNHTWRED; translated from the exons ATGGAATTCTGCCCAACATGTGCGAATATGCTGCTTTATGAGTTGCCTCACATGGAGCGGCCAGCCAGATTCTTCTGCCCAACATGTCCTTATATATGTCAAATAGAGAACAAG GTTAAGATAAAGAGACACCTTCGCTTGGCTAAGAGGCCAATCGATCCCATTTTCTCCAAAGACGACAACAAGAGTTTCAACACCACTTCAG CGGTTGCCTGCCCAGAATGCAATCACAAGGAAGCTTATTTCTCCCAAGTGCAAACCAGGTCAGCTGATGAACCAATGACCTTATTTTACAACTGCAAGAAATGCAATCACACTTGGAGGGAAGACTAG
- the LOC142518977 gene encoding uncharacterized protein LOC142518977 isoform X1 gives MLGTSLNIEPMEFCPTCANMLLYELPHMERPARFFCPTCPYICQIENKVKIKRHLRLAKRPIDPIFSKDDNKSFNTTSAVACPECNHKEAYFSQVQTRSADEPMTLFYNCKKCNHTWRED, from the exons ATGCTCGG CACTAGTCTGAATATTGAACCGATGGAATTCTGCCCAACATGTGCGAATATGCTGCTTTATGAGTTGCCTCACATGGAGCGGCCAGCCAGATTCTTCTGCCCAACATGTCCTTATATATGTCAAATAGAGAACAAG GTTAAGATAAAGAGACACCTTCGCTTGGCTAAGAGGCCAATCGATCCCATTTTCTCCAAAGACGACAACAAGAGTTTCAACACCACTTCAG CGGTTGCCTGCCCAGAATGCAATCACAAGGAAGCTTATTTCTCCCAAGTGCAAACCAGGTCAGCTGATGAACCAATGACCTTATTTTACAACTGCAAGAAATGCAATCACACTTGGAGGGAAGACTAG
- the LOC142519591 gene encoding calcium-binding protein KIC-like, producing the protein MESKGDRGTEYEDLLDVMAEKLDVDSFVGELCGGFQLLADPTKGLITPASLQNKCKLLGLEEEDAEAMVREGDLDGDGALNQMEFCVLMVRLSPGIMQNADVWLEKAIQAHFQPTASSS; encoded by the coding sequence ATGGAAAGCAAAGGTGATCGAGGGACAGAATATGAAGACTTGTTGGATGTGATGGCGGAAAAGTTGGACGTGGATAGCTTTGTTGGCGAGCTCTGCGGGGGTTTCCAGCTCCTGGCGGACCCGACGAAAGGGTTGATCACTCCAGCGAGTCTGCAGAACAAGTGTAAACTGTTGGGATTGGAAGAAGAAGATGCGGAAGCCATGGTGCGAGAAGGTGACTTGGATGGAGATGGCGCGCTTAACCAGATGGAGTTCTGCGTTCTTATGGTCAGGCTCAGCCCAGGGATCATGCAAAATGCGGACGTATGGCTCGAAAAAGCCATTCAAGCTCACTTCCAGCCAACTGCATCGTCTTCATAG
- the LOC142518879 gene encoding AAA-ATPase At2g46620-like, translated as MFPLKLWFIFFSILCSIFLLRLFLHRSGLIYAVRRFADWFEDRFHVHQHLKVPEFNDSTHQENQFYRRVSLYVNSLASLEDSDFTNLFSGKKPIDIVLSLDDDQVIFDTFLGARVSWLNRVQRDAANQVVTRSFVLKIRRKDKRRVLKPYLQQIHGVSDDIEQRRKELKIHNNCGGRWKSVPFNHPASFDSMVMDSDLKSKIRYDLETFLKSKQYYHKIGRVWRRNYLLCGPSGTGKSSFIAAVANLLSYDVFNVDLSQVRDDADLNMLLLHTTCKSLIVIEHLDRYFSEKSKVSSSGFLNFMDGILNFQDERIMIFTMNTKEGIDSNLLRPGRIDVCIHFPMCDFNSFKDLACNYLGVKEHKLFPQVEEIFQSGATMSPAEIGELMLANRNSPSRALKSVITALKTASSPADLTYASEDGGAAAHWKETVPKEFRKLYGFLRMKSCKKPGSFDHDDADMIERRPIILNE; from the coding sequence atgtTTCCACTAAAATTATGGTTCATATTCTTCTCGATTCTATGCTCGATCTTTCTTCTTCGATTGTTCCTGCATCGGAGTGGTCTGATATACGCAGTAAGGAGATTTGCGGACTGGTTCGAAGATCGGTTCCATGTCCACCAGCACTTGAAAGTTCCCGAGTTCAACGATTCCACCCACCAGGAGAACCAATTTTACCGACGGGTTTCTCTGTACGTCAATTCTTTGGCTTCCTTGGAGGATTCCGATTTCACCAATCTCTTCTCCGGGAAGAAGCCGATCGATATTGTTTTGTCGCTCGACGATGATCAGGTGATTTTCGATACTTTTCTCGGAGCCAGAGTTTCATGGCTCAACAGAGTCCAGAGGGATGCTGCGAACCAGGTGGTTACCAGGAGTTTTGTGCTGAAAATCAGAAGAAAGGACAAGCGCAGAGTTCTAAAACCTTATCTGCAGCAGATTCACGGGGTTTCTGATGATATCGAGCAGCGGAGGAAGGAATTGAAGATCCATAATAACTGTGGAGGTAGGTGGAAATCTGTTCCGTTCAATCACCCCGCTAGTTTTGATTCGATGGTTATGGATTCGGATTTGAAAAGCAAGATACGGTATGATTTGGAGACATTTCTCAAGTCCAAGCAGTATTACCATAAGATAGGCCGCGTTTGGAGGCGCAACTATCTCCTGTGCGGCCCTTCCGGCACCGGGAAATCCAGTTTCATAGCTGCTGTAGCGAATTTGCTGAGTTACGACGTGTTTAACGTCGATTTGTCACAGGTGCGGGATGATGCTGATCTGAATATGCTTCTGTTACATACTACGTGTAAATCTCTGATCGTGATCGAACACTTGGATCGTTACTTTTCGGAGAAGTCGAAGGTCTCGTCGTCTGGTTTCCTGAATTTTATGGATGGGATATTGAATTTTCAAGATGAGAGGATCATGATTTTCACCATGAATACCAAAGAGGGAATTGATTCCAACTTGTTGAGGCCTGGAAGAATCGACGTCTGCATCCATTTCCCGATGTGcgattttaattctttcaaagaCTTAGCGTGTAATTATTTAGGAGTCAAAGAACACAAACTGTTCCCACAAGTGGAGGAGATTTTCCAGAGCGGCGCCACCATGAGCCCGGCTGAGATCGGCGAGTTGATGCTGGCGAACAGGAACTCTCCGAGCCGCGCGTTGAAGTCGGTCATCACAGCCTTGAAAACGGCATCATCACCGGCGGATCTGACTTATGCGTCGGAAGATGGTGGTGCCGCCGCTCACTGGAAGGAGACCGTGCCTAAAGAGTTTCGGAAGTTGTACGGTTTTCTAAGGATGAAAAGCTGCAAGAAACCTGGATCGTTTGATCACGACGATGCCGATATGATCGAACGGCGAccaattattttgaatgaataa